GGGAAGCTGAAGACGTTCGCGGATGGGGACGCCATCGTTCCAGGCATCCGGGCCATGCCGACCCCGGGACATACGCCGGGGCACAGCGTCTACGTCGTGGAGAGCCGTGGAGCGCGGTTGGTCTTGTGGGGCGACCTGATGCACTTCGGCTCGGTGCAGTTGCGCGAGCCTTCGGTGACGGTCGCCTACGACGTCGATGAGCGCGCGGCCGCGGCGCAGCGGGCGCGTGCATTCACGGAAGCAGCGAAGCGCGGTGACCTGATTGGCCTTGCGCACATGCCCTTTCCCGGTCTGGGCCGGCTGAGCGCGGAGGGCAAGGGCTACCGGTGGATCCCGCTCAACTACAGCTCCGGCCAGCGCTGGGAGGACACGAAGGCCAGGGCGGAGTGAGCGGGTGCCGTGCCGGCCCATGGGGGTCGGCACGGCGAGCCCCCACCTGGGATTTCGACCTTCGCCAGCTCCGCCCTTCTCCCAGCGCGCCTCCCTCGCCTAGCCTCGTCCAGATGCGATGCGGATCCCATCGGTGGGCTGCCTTCGGCCCTCACCTGACCATTGAGCGTGACGTCCCTCGCTTCGTGAGAGGGGCGTGCAGGGTCGCGCTGATCGCGGCCCTCTCCTTTCCCGGCGTTGCGCTCTTCGTGCCCTCCCTCTGGAGCGCATGGCCGGCATGGGCCATGGTGCTCCTCGCCTGCTTGTGGGCCGCCGACCAGCTGACGTCCGAATGGAAAGCGCTGCTCAACAAGGAAACACAGCTCTTGAAACTGTGGTCCGGTGTCGGCGTGTTCTTCTCCGCGAACACGCACCCGCTCGGGTCTTTTACGTCCGTGGTCCTCTCCCCCCGCGGAAAGGCTGGGGGAGGCTCCAGCGACTGGGGCTTCTACTCAGTGGAGTTGAAGTCCCCGACACGAACCGTGGCGGTGTCGGGGAGTAACGACCGGGACGAGGCGCTGGAGCTCGCCCAGGCCCTCTCTCGGTTCCTGGGCGTTGATTTGAGCGTGGACGGCGGGCATGCGCGCCCCCCGGATGCCCGTCTCGAAGCAGCGCCACTTGAACGCGAGCAGGCGCCACCGTCACTCCCCCCAGGCAGTCGTATCCGGGTCCGGCAGGGTGCGCAGGGGCTGGTGTTGCAGCTGCCAGGCTGCGGCTGGAGGCCCCTGTTCGTAGTGAAGGCGGGCATCGCGCTTGTCATCGCGGTAGGTGGGCCCGCCGTCTTCGGGCTGGCCTGGGTGCGCACGTACGGCCTCCGACAGCTCACCTCCGCGGAGCCGCTGATGGCCCTCGCCGTCTTCCTTTGTCTGGGAGGACTCCTTTTGTGGAGTGTCATTCGGGAGGTCAATAGGGGTTGGTCCCTCGCCGCCTCCTCACAGGGGATTGAGCATTCGCGCACCCGGGGCGGGAAGCCGGGAGAAGTCACACGACTCCCAGCGTCACAAATCGAGGACATCGACCTGCGTGAGCCGGAGGAAGAGTTCTTCGGGAGTTTGACCGTCGTCATCGAGCACAAGAAGGGCTTCGTGCGGATAGGGGCGGGGCTGTCCCGAGAAGAACTCGAATGGACGGAGACCATGCTGCGCCGAGCGCTGGCAACCCGCCGGGCGCCGCGCGACGATGGCGACTCCCCTCTCTTGATGAGAGCCGCGACTAGAAACTGAAGGTGTTGATTCCTCTCAAGGAGGCCACGATGCGTTACACGCGCAAGAACATCTCCGAGCTGCTCGATGCCGTGCAGGGCAACCCCGACGTCATGGGCTTCTGGACGTCGAACTTCGCCGGCTCCGCCTTCACCCTGGTCCCCTCACCCGGAGGCATGATCTGGCAGGACGTCTACTCGCCCAGCCGCCAGATCTGCGAGGACGGCATCCCGTACGGCACCGAGGACGGCATGAACAATCACTGCGGCGGCACCGGCTACTGAGCAGACGAAGTCAGGGGGCCGAATGGGCCAGAGCCCATCCGGCCCCGTTGAGGCTCAGGGCGAGCGGAACCAGCTCGCCGTGAAGCTCCCGGAGACTTCCGTGAAGGAATCGGGCCCCGTCATCGTGATGGTCGTAGAAGTCGGCAGGGGATACGGCGGAGGACTTGCGCAGACTCCTGACCCACGGTGGTTGCGCGTCCCAGTGTAGGTCCCGGCAGTGGAGCCCGGGGTCAGTCCCGAGAACTTCACATCACCCGTCAGCCAGCAGCCATCTCCGTTGTTCGCCATGATTCCGGAGCCACTGCTGCTGATGGTGAAGCAGCCGGGCCAGCTCGCGTGGCACCACTTCCCCACCAACGGATCCGTCGAGGAGAGGACGGCCGCCTTCTGGGCCGACAGGTCCGCCTGCTCATCCATGGCGCCGCCACAGGCCGTGAGGCAGAGGACTGCGAGGGCCGCGAACATTGCTTGTCTATTCATCGGGTGTCTTTCCTTGGAAGATCGGCTTGAGGCGATTGCCATTCTTCAAGGCCCCGCAATGGATGGCAAGCAAGATGGGTGGCCCTGCGGGTCTGGCCTCTGGTGCAAGGGCATGCGGACATGGGGTGCGGGCACACCCAGGGATTGGCGAGGATGCCGCGGAACCTCAAGGAGGGGCTCCCACGGGCTTCCGTGGAGTCACTGACGGCTCGGGGGTTCGAGGCGCAACCGGGCCTGGCAGCCTGATGTTCGCGGCGGGCTGCGGGCCATTGGAATCCGAGCAACCCCTCGACACAGCACCGTCCAGTGAGGCGCAGGCAGAGGAAGCACCCGGAATGAATGACACTCACGCAGCCGCCGTCACGTGCGCGCAGAAGTGTCAGAACCAACGCAACAGATGCGTCTCTGAGTGCTCCCCCACCAGTTCGGCATGTATGCAGGGTTGTCGCAATCGCTACGAGATCTGCATCCTCAATTGCTGAGTCCTGCCACCGCCACTTCCCTGGCCGGATGGCGAGTATTCATCCGGCCTTGGCGTGGACAGTGCCCGCCAGGGGGGCATCAGACCCGTTGCGTGCCTCGGATCGCCTGCTATAACGCCCGCGACCTTTCGACCCCGTAGCTCAGTTGGATAGAGCGGCGGTTTCCTAAACCGCAGGCCACAGGTTCGATTCCTGTCGGGGTCATCGCCCTGCTTCCAACCCCACGGAAGCAGGGCGTTTTTCTGTCCGGTGGCGCTCAAGTCTCGCCGGCCAGCGCCGCGCGGTGGATGGCCACCCAGAAGTCGGCGGCCCGCCGGGCCCCTTCGAGCAGCGGCTCCGGGTGCCCGGCCCCCAGCGCCGCGCAGAGTGCCTGGGCCCGCGCGCCGTGCTCCAGGTCCACGTCGAGGTGGACGAGGATGAAGCGCGCCTTCGTCCGCTCCAGCCCGAGCCGCCCCAGCCCCTGGCGGGCCTCGCCTCCCAGGTGCCGCGCCACGCCCTCCAGCACGCGCAGCGCGCCCAGGAAGGCGAGCTGCCGCTCCGGCCCGATGCCCTCCCAGAAGGCGTGGAAGTCGGCCACCTCACGAGGCGTGTCGGACGAGGGCTCGCGCCCGAAGGCCGCGAGGTCCGCCCTGGCCAGCAGGTAGTGCGACTGCTCGTCCCCTGCCAGCTCCGTGAAGAAGTCCTTCAGCTCGGGGAGCGTGGCGCGCTCGGCCGCGAGCCGCAGCCGGTCTCCGCTGCGCCGCGTGTAGTGGTACATCATGTCGAGGAACGCCACGTAGCGCTCTGGCGTCACCGCCGGCAGCCAGCTCGCGACCTGCCGCGCCATCCCGACGGTGAGCGCCTCCAACTGCTCCTCAATCGACGACATCCTCAGTCCCTCCGGTCCGAAAGCAGCGCGCCCAACGTCCGCCGGG
This DNA window, taken from Corallococcus coralloides DSM 2259, encodes the following:
- a CDS encoding iron-containing redox enzyme family protein, with amino-acid sequence MSSIEEQLEALTVGMARQVASWLPAVTPERYVAFLDMMYHYTRRSGDRLRLAAERATLPELKDFFTELAGDEQSHYLLARADLAAFGREPSSDTPREVADFHAFWEGIGPERQLAFLGALRVLEGVARHLGGEARQGLGRLGLERTKARFILVHLDVDLEHGARAQALCAALGAGHPEPLLEGARRAADFWVAIHRAALAGET